From Deltaproteobacteria bacterium, a single genomic window includes:
- a CDS encoding UDP-2,3-diacylglucosamine diphosphatase, which translates to MAERNKIFFISDAHLGLYPANRSAEREKMLVQWLDSIKGEAGEIYLLGDIFDFWHEYRKVIPRGFTRFLGKLAEISDNGTKIHFFTGNHDVWVYDYLPAEIGLTIYREPVTRDLDGYSFFIGHGDGVGKGDAGYKILKAVFTNRTLQWFFARIHPNASLALGHRWSRSSRFAKGIIAEPYRGDEREWQVAFARETIKSQPFDYFIFGHRHLPFDIRIGEKTRVINLGDWITNFTYAVWHNNTLELHSILPEKEKEILRKSIPLLP; encoded by the coding sequence GTGGCTGAAAGAAATAAAATATTTTTCATCTCCGATGCCCATCTTGGACTTTATCCGGCGAACCGCAGCGCTGAACGTGAAAAAATGCTGGTTCAATGGCTCGACAGTATAAAAGGGGAGGCGGGCGAAATCTACCTGCTGGGGGACATTTTTGATTTCTGGCATGAATACCGTAAGGTTATCCCAAGGGGTTTTACCCGTTTTCTTGGCAAACTGGCCGAAATATCGGATAACGGTACGAAAATCCATTTTTTTACCGGTAATCATGATGTCTGGGTGTATGATTACCTGCCGGCAGAAATAGGGCTGACAATTTACCGCGAGCCTGTCACAAGGGACCTTGATGGATACAGCTTCTTCATCGGCCATGGTGACGGAGTTGGCAAAGGCGATGCAGGGTATAAGATTTTAAAGGCGGTTTTTACCAACCGTACCCTCCAGTGGTTCTTTGCCCGCATCCATCCGAATGCTTCCCTTGCCTTAGGCCACCGCTGGTCGCGTTCAAGCCGCTTCGCCAAGGGAATTATTGCCGAGCCTTACCGTGGTGATGAACGCGAATGGCAGGTTGCCTTTGCCCGTGAAACTATAAAATCGCAGCCTTTTGATTATTTTATTTTCGGCCACCGGCATCTGCCCTTTGATATCCGTATCGGTGAAAAAACCCGCGTTATCAACCTGGGAGACTGGATCACGAACTTCACCTATGCCGTATGGCATAACAATACCCTTGAACTCCATTCCATTCTGCCGGAAAAGGAGAAGGAAATACTGAGGAAAAGCATTCCGCTTCTTCCGTAA